From a single Halorhodospira halophila genomic region:
- the menC gene encoding o-succinylbenzoate synthase produces MSTQLRSVEVRRYRVALLPGTAPVAERHGALLFWEGEEGCRAISEIAPLPGFSTEGLDECIDACRHFFAAGAERAAGELQQATSGTGVPEALRALPPAARFGLEAGWLQWVHPPGETPQVTSCRLIGHEQRRIDAPVGPCVKVKVGRASVAEDARRLAYILDRLPATTQLRLDANRSWTPEEAARLCAGLPAERVAFIEEPLRPGASYAGWSSRTAIPFAWDETLREHPDADLTTAGLGAVVLKPMLTGLTRTRAWIDAATSAGVQVVLSAAFESNITLDLYARLAARWGLQATPGLDTFGAWPEALLEPLRSQPGHTTKPVRRREQLTAEAPLL; encoded by the coding sequence GTGTCCACGCAGCTGCGCTCGGTGGAGGTTCGCCGCTACCGGGTGGCGCTTCTGCCCGGCACGGCCCCGGTTGCGGAGCGCCACGGCGCCCTGCTGTTCTGGGAGGGCGAGGAAGGATGCCGGGCCATCTCGGAGATCGCCCCGTTGCCCGGGTTCAGCACCGAGGGCCTGGACGAATGCATCGACGCCTGCCGGCACTTCTTCGCCGCCGGTGCCGAAAGGGCCGCCGGCGAGCTGCAGCAGGCCACCTCCGGCACCGGCGTCCCCGAGGCGCTGCGGGCGCTCCCACCGGCCGCGCGCTTCGGCCTGGAGGCCGGCTGGCTGCAGTGGGTCCACCCTCCCGGAGAGACGCCGCAGGTGACCAGCTGCCGCCTGATCGGCCACGAGCAACGCCGCATCGACGCACCGGTCGGCCCCTGCGTTAAGGTGAAGGTGGGCCGGGCCAGCGTGGCGGAGGACGCACGCCGCTTGGCGTACATCCTTGACCGGCTGCCCGCTACCACGCAGCTGCGACTGGACGCCAACCGCAGCTGGACCCCCGAGGAGGCGGCACGCCTCTGCGCCGGGCTGCCCGCGGAGCGCGTGGCCTTCATCGAGGAGCCGCTGCGCCCGGGTGCCTCGTACGCCGGATGGTCGTCACGGACAGCCATCCCCTTCGCCTGGGATGAGACACTCCGCGAGCATCCGGACGCCGACCTCACCACCGCCGGGCTCGGTGCAGTGGTCCTCAAGCCGATGCTGACCGGGTTGACCCGCACCCGCGCGTGGATCGACGCCGCCACCAGCGCCGGTGTGCAGGTGGTGCTCAGCGCTGCCTTCGAAAGCAACATCACCCTGGACCTCTACGCCCGGTTGGCCGCGAGGTGGGGGCTGCAGGCCACTCCGGGACTGGATACCTTCGGCGCCTGGCCCGAGGCCCTGCTCGAGCCCCTGCGCAGCCAGCCCGGGCACACAACCAAGCCGGTACGCCGGCGTGAGCAGCTCACTGCGGAGGCCCCGCTGCTGTGA
- a CDS encoding AMP-binding protein → MPARFPCRLTRASHRWPQHPALIEPGFCYTFAALHEAVSRRARALQEQGLGAGTWTSLRITTDTAGVIDWLAVLRAGGRVLPVSERMPEAALQGLLAGHGISGLIPAPGAELRHTGEGPPGTPAADLQWRFKADAPCAGVATSGSTGTPRIAAHSYANYVRSAQGALAYLPLRSPNRYLLSLPLFHVGGLGIIFRCLEAGVPMVVGGRSEDAAFLSTHRISHVSMVETQLRRLLHAADTPLPFLRCVLLGGGPVAADLLEQAQARGVPCYMSYGLTEMTAQVATWPALRGGGRVLPFRELRIDEGEIRVRGETLCPGYLDGGSVAPLTDGDGWFSTGDLGYWHAGRLVITGRRDNQFISGGENIQPETIEAALREHPVVREAVVVPRSDREFGQRPVAFVQTNGDELPVSALREWLRARLSPHMTPVAWHPLPETRGLKIRRAELIERAEQLRNETG, encoded by the coding sequence ATGCCCGCCCGGTTCCCGTGCCGACTGACGCGGGCCAGCCACCGCTGGCCGCAGCACCCGGCGCTCATCGAACCGGGGTTCTGCTACACCTTCGCAGCCCTCCACGAGGCGGTCAGCCGGCGCGCCCGGGCCCTGCAGGAGCAGGGCCTCGGCGCCGGGACATGGACCTCCCTTCGCATCACCACCGACACCGCCGGGGTCATCGACTGGCTGGCCGTGTTGCGGGCCGGCGGGCGTGTCCTGCCGGTCTCGGAGCGCATGCCGGAGGCCGCCCTGCAGGGGCTGCTGGCCGGGCACGGCATCTCCGGTCTGATCCCAGCCCCCGGCGCCGAACTCCGACACACCGGCGAAGGCCCGCCCGGCACACCCGCTGCGGACCTGCAGTGGCGCTTCAAGGCCGACGCCCCCTGCGCCGGGGTGGCCACCTCCGGCTCGACCGGGACGCCGCGCATCGCGGCACACAGTTACGCCAACTACGTACGCAGCGCCCAGGGCGCCCTGGCATACCTGCCGCTGCGCAGCCCGAATCGCTACCTGCTCTCCCTACCCCTGTTCCATGTGGGCGGGCTGGGGATCATCTTCCGCTGCCTGGAGGCCGGGGTACCCATGGTCGTTGGTGGTCGCAGCGAGGACGCGGCCTTCCTGAGCACCCACCGCATCAGCCATGTCTCCATGGTGGAGACCCAGCTGCGCCGCCTGCTGCATGCGGCCGACACCCCCCTGCCCTTCCTGCGCTGCGTGCTGCTCGGCGGCGGGCCGGTAGCGGCCGATCTGCTGGAGCAGGCGCAGGCGCGGGGGGTTCCGTGCTACATGAGCTACGGCCTGACCGAGATGACCGCTCAGGTGGCCACTTGGCCTGCGCTGCGCGGTGGCGGACGGGTCCTGCCCTTCCGCGAGCTGCGCATCGACGAGGGTGAGATCCGCGTGCGCGGCGAGACGCTCTGCCCGGGGTACCTTGACGGCGGCAGCGTGGCGCCGCTGACCGACGGGGACGGCTGGTTCTCAACCGGCGACCTGGGGTACTGGCATGCGGGGCGCCTGGTGATCACGGGACGCCGCGACAACCAGTTCATCAGCGGCGGCGAAAACATCCAGCCTGAGACCATCGAGGCGGCTCTCCGCGAGCACCCGGTGGTCCGCGAGGCGGTGGTGGTCCCACGCAGCGATCGCGAGTTCGGCCAGCGCCCAGTGGCGTTCGTGCAGACGAACGGCGACGAGCTCCCCGTGAGCGCATTGCGCGAGTGGCTGCGAGCCCGACTGAGCCCGCACATGACCCCGGTTGCCTGGCACCCGCTGCCCGAGACGCGGGGACTCAAGATCCGCCGGGCCGAACTCATTGAGCGGGCCGAGCAGCTGCGCAACGAGACCGGCTGA
- a CDS encoding MAPEG family protein, with amino-acid sequence MSLGYWMVLVAAILPMAFAGAAKFGGGQFDNTRPREWLDRQEGWPKRAHWAQQNGYEAFPPFAAAVIIAHQVGAAQGVIDTLAVLFVLLRIAYGLFYIGDYASLRSLAWMAALACVIGLFLAAAAA; translated from the coding sequence ATGTCCCTCGGCTACTGGATGGTCCTCGTCGCCGCCATCCTGCCCATGGCCTTCGCCGGCGCCGCCAAGTTTGGTGGCGGGCAGTTCGACAACACCCGCCCCCGGGAGTGGCTCGACCGCCAGGAAGGGTGGCCAAAGCGCGCCCACTGGGCCCAGCAGAACGGCTACGAGGCCTTCCCGCCCTTTGCGGCGGCGGTGATCATCGCCCACCAAGTCGGCGCGGCGCAGGGCGTGATCGACACCCTGGCGGTGCTCTTCGTCCTGCTGCGAATTGCCTACGGGCTGTTCTACATCGGCGATTACGCGAGCCTGCGCAGCCTGGCCTGGATGGCCGCTTTGGCCTGCGTCATCGGCCTGTTCCTCGCCGCCGCGGCGGCCTGA
- a CDS encoding Spy/CpxP family protein refolding chaperone, producing the protein MAGRVRGSRRTASLIALATAALLGSGLAAAQADRGAGMGQGFGPGGPGAGAMQQPGMGMGMGSGLGYGACWDWMRGGFEGGFGDPRTPLWELELEGDKLAEMRKLRRAYREFEAHVGVELAEMRDDMAELMAVEQPDPDAIEELHGRMSELQGELLAERVRMRNEMIGLLDAEQRERFREEFGPRR; encoded by the coding sequence ATGGCAGGACGAGTTCGCGGCAGCAGAAGAACCGCATCCCTGATCGCCCTCGCTACCGCGGCGCTGCTCGGCAGCGGGCTGGCAGCGGCTCAGGCCGATCGCGGCGCCGGCATGGGACAAGGTTTCGGGCCTGGAGGCCCGGGTGCCGGAGCGATGCAGCAACCCGGCATGGGAATGGGCATGGGCTCCGGCCTGGGCTACGGCGCGTGCTGGGACTGGATGCGCGGCGGTTTTGAGGGCGGCTTCGGTGATCCACGGACGCCCCTCTGGGAGCTGGAGCTTGAGGGCGACAAGCTCGCCGAGATGCGCAAGCTCCGCCGCGCCTACCGGGAGTTCGAGGCCCACGTAGGGGTCGAACTGGCCGAAATGCGCGACGATATGGCCGAGCTGATGGCGGTCGAGCAGCCGGACCCCGACGCCATCGAAGAGCTCCATGGCCGCATGTCCGAGCTGCAGGGCGAGCTGTTGGCCGAGCGCGTGCGCATGCGCAACGAGATGATCGGACTGCTCGACGCCGAGCAGCGCGAACGCTTCCGTGAGGAGTTCGGCCCGCGGCGCTGA
- a CDS encoding AI-2E family transporter — MTVLNQKGPSSWHWLVGGAALVIILAGLQAVSGIVNPLLLAAFLAIASATPLNWMQRRGVPAAVAVMILFLGVGLVFFLLFLALRGAVETMAAQAPQYQEQLTVVFGQVRDYVVAMGVPPEALPEEVPLPAVGTLTDAAATIASGIGQFTAATFLVLLAFMFLLLEESTLPGKLSVAFPASRRARVRTRRFLHAVDRYIFIKSATSTLTGVIIGTGLWLIGVDFPILWGILAGLLNFIPTVGSIIAAAPAVVVALLGGGLLDAVLTVVLYVAVNVAIGSITEPRLMGRTLGLSPLVVLISLMVWGWVFGPVGMLLSIPLTMIAKLALEAQPETRWIAALLSDRADERIG, encoded by the coding sequence GTGACCGTACTCAACCAGAAAGGACCCTCCTCTTGGCACTGGCTGGTGGGCGGGGCTGCGCTCGTGATCATCCTGGCCGGGCTCCAGGCGGTCTCCGGCATCGTCAATCCGCTGCTGCTGGCCGCGTTCCTGGCCATCGCCTCGGCGACCCCGCTGAACTGGATGCAGCGCCGCGGCGTGCCGGCAGCGGTGGCGGTGATGATCCTCTTCCTGGGGGTGGGGCTGGTCTTCTTCCTGCTCTTCCTCGCCCTGCGCGGCGCGGTGGAGACCATGGCTGCGCAAGCGCCGCAGTATCAGGAGCAGCTCACCGTGGTCTTCGGTCAGGTGCGCGATTACGTCGTCGCCATGGGTGTGCCGCCGGAGGCCCTCCCCGAGGAGGTGCCGCTGCCGGCAGTGGGTACGCTGACCGATGCGGCGGCGACCATCGCCAGCGGCATCGGCCAGTTTACGGCGGCCACCTTCCTGGTGCTGCTCGCCTTCATGTTCCTGCTGCTCGAGGAGAGCACGCTGCCCGGCAAGCTCTCGGTGGCCTTCCCGGCCAGTCGTCGGGCGCGGGTGCGCACTCGCCGGTTCCTCCACGCCGTTGATCGCTACATCTTCATCAAGAGCGCGACCAGCACGCTGACCGGCGTGATCATCGGCACCGGGCTCTGGCTGATTGGGGTGGATTTCCCGATCCTCTGGGGCATCCTCGCCGGATTGCTGAACTTTATCCCCACGGTCGGGTCGATCATTGCTGCCGCCCCTGCGGTGGTGGTGGCCCTGCTCGGGGGAGGGCTGCTCGATGCGGTGCTCACCGTCGTCCTTTACGTGGCGGTGAATGTGGCCATCGGTTCCATCACCGAGCCGCGATTGATGGGGCGGACTCTGGGGCTGTCGCCACTGGTGGTGTTGATCTCGTTGATGGTCTGGGGCTGGGTGTTCGGGCCGGTAGGGATGCTGCTGTCGATCCCGCTGACCATGATCGCCAAGCTGGCCCTTGAGGCGCAGCCCGAGACCCGCTGGATCGCCGCGCTGCTCAGCGATCGCGCCGACGAGCGCATCGGCTGA
- a CDS encoding transglycosylase SLT domain-containing protein, whose translation MVPSGGYRGFVLAALFLMLGLSAGTAGPERGCPDADYGERFHEALEAARADDWSRVAELEPCLGDAHPMAAYLDFHRLRSALPEVDPQRVVAYRQRYAGTPLADVLKRVALRRYAEAGDDAAVRRVTDEPPARLALRCHWWQAHLETRRGEALAFARRTWHAGVSRPSACDGLFEAARGAGVIDDRAVWERMRLAFRNEQAGLMRYLEGLLGGERWLVAAEWLQRLDRNPARIIELDEGLPPRLRRQLTADGLYRLARVDTAAARSYLEQSGDGLAELPAGERREVFERVAWYSIIRGIPENRGWVDRWLAEQDDTDLLEQRMRRAVIEEQWTDLVYWYTRLPEASARSARWQYWLGRARAELGDPALAGEHWREAAGERSFWGFMAAERVGRPYALREVRPEPDPPAPDPALLRVRLLHGVGELRLARDEWRHLLQGREAAEQRALAAHAYRQGWHELAVVAANRAGAHEALQWRFPHAYRDAFRRAAAETGIESCLLMAVARRESGFHRDAVSPAGARGLMQLLPGTARQMARSNGEPLPDARALNDPELNVRLGAEYMQRLLERFEGNRPKALAAYNAGPSRVAGWLERDGRPLDVWIESIPYYETRRYVQAVLAYRTILAHLGGLEPVASVVTHEEMALVYGEPTDDREPATVRLSRHPADGPLPGSDDPLRD comes from the coding sequence ATGGTCCCTTCCGGCGGTTATCGCGGCTTCGTCCTGGCGGCACTGTTCCTGATGCTCGGCCTTTCTGCGGGGACCGCCGGGCCGGAGCGGGGCTGCCCGGACGCCGACTACGGCGAGCGCTTCCACGAGGCCCTGGAGGCGGCGCGCGCCGATGACTGGTCCCGCGTGGCCGAGCTTGAGCCCTGTCTCGGCGATGCCCACCCGATGGCCGCCTACCTCGACTTCCACCGTCTGCGCAGTGCGCTCCCCGAGGTCGATCCGCAGCGTGTGGTGGCCTACCGCCAGCGCTATGCCGGTACCCCGCTGGCCGATGTCCTCAAGCGCGTCGCCTTGCGTCGCTACGCCGAGGCGGGGGACGACGCGGCGGTGCGCCGGGTGACCGACGAGCCACCCGCCCGCCTGGCTCTGCGCTGTCACTGGTGGCAGGCCCATCTGGAAACGCGCCGGGGAGAGGCCCTCGCCTTTGCCCGGCGCACCTGGCACGCCGGGGTCTCGCGGCCGTCAGCATGCGACGGGCTATTCGAGGCAGCCCGCGGGGCTGGCGTCATCGACGACCGGGCTGTCTGGGAGCGTATGCGTCTGGCCTTTCGCAACGAGCAGGCGGGTCTGATGCGCTATCTCGAGGGGCTGCTCGGTGGGGAGCGCTGGCTGGTCGCCGCCGAGTGGCTCCAGCGGCTCGACCGAAATCCGGCGCGGATCATCGAGCTCGATGAGGGTCTGCCGCCGCGGCTGCGTCGACAGCTTACTGCCGACGGGCTCTACCGGCTGGCCCGCGTGGACACCGCGGCCGCGCGCAGTTATCTGGAGCAGAGTGGCGACGGGCTTGCCGAGCTGCCCGCGGGCGAGCGGCGGGAGGTGTTTGAGCGGGTTGCCTGGTACTCGATCATCCGGGGCATCCCTGAGAACCGCGGTTGGGTCGACCGGTGGCTGGCCGAGCAGGACGATACCGATTTGCTCGAGCAGCGCATGCGCCGGGCGGTGATCGAGGAGCAGTGGACCGACCTGGTCTACTGGTACACCCGTCTGCCCGAGGCCTCCGCACGCAGTGCGCGCTGGCAGTACTGGCTGGGTCGGGCGCGGGCCGAGCTGGGAGACCCGGCGCTGGCAGGTGAGCACTGGCGGGAGGCGGCGGGGGAGCGCTCGTTCTGGGGGTTCATGGCGGCCGAACGGGTCGGGCGGCCCTATGCGCTGCGCGAGGTCCGCCCGGAACCGGATCCGCCTGCTCCGGATCCCGCCCTCCTGCGGGTCCGCCTGCTCCACGGTGTCGGTGAACTGCGTCTGGCCCGGGACGAGTGGCGCCACCTGCTGCAAGGCCGTGAGGCGGCGGAACAACGCGCCCTAGCTGCCCACGCCTACCGGCAGGGGTGGCACGAGCTGGCGGTGGTCGCCGCCAACCGCGCCGGGGCCCACGAGGCGTTGCAGTGGCGTTTCCCCCATGCCTACCGGGATGCCTTCCGGCGGGCGGCCGCGGAGACCGGCATCGAATCCTGCCTGCTCATGGCGGTCGCCCGGCGCGAGTCGGGTTTCCATCGGGATGCCGTCTCGCCGGCGGGGGCCCGCGGGCTGATGCAGCTGCTGCCGGGTACTGCCCGCCAGATGGCCCGTTCCAACGGTGAGCCCCTGCCGGATGCCCGGGCGCTGAACGATCCGGAACTCAATGTGCGCCTCGGTGCCGAGTATATGCAGCGGCTATTGGAGCGCTTCGAAGGCAACCGGCCGAAGGCACTGGCGGCCTACAACGCCGGTCCGAGCCGTGTCGCGGGGTGGCTGGAGCGGGATGGACGCCCTCTGGATGTCTGGATCGAGTCGATCCCCTACTACGAGACCCGGCGATACGTGCAAGCGGTGCTTGCCTACCGCACGATCCTGGCCCACCTAGGCGGGCTGGAACCGGTGGCCTCGGTGGTCACGCACGAGGAGATGGCCCTGGTCTACGGGGAGCCGACGGACGACCGGGAACCGGCCACGGTGCGCCTGAGCCGGCACCCGGCGGATGGCCCGCTGCCGGGGTCTGACGATCCTCTGCGGGACTGA
- a CDS encoding alpha/beta fold hydrolase — protein MSVGTVGTILQGIGIVVGGLFILAGLVLAIGPFMIPTQPADGVKDGRELGGDDSRFVSISFPGYPDGLQLHYVAAGEEHADTGRPAWLLLHGFSFSTVTWEPLLPKLGRDRYTVAYDQIPYGLSDKPDYPGEGPNPFTLEADVDHLFSLMDELGQEEAVLVGNSAGGVIALEAARQAPERVAGLVLINPMAALERPTLPQWLAQLPQAKRLSLLGGRWFGKSTELLERSYYDEDAITPEREARMTMHTAMAGWDRAWGQLMHRSLTDALQVRGPLAGIETPTQVIISVEDEVIPAADSHRVADALPNAERVELQACGHLPQEECPAKVAEAIERWRERQGL, from the coding sequence ATGAGCGTGGGGACAGTCGGCACCATCCTGCAGGGCATCGGTATCGTGGTCGGCGGCCTATTCATACTCGCGGGCCTGGTTCTCGCCATCGGGCCGTTCATGATCCCCACGCAGCCGGCGGACGGGGTCAAGGACGGCCGCGAACTCGGCGGTGACGACAGCCGCTTTGTCTCGATCTCGTTCCCCGGTTACCCCGACGGGCTGCAGCTGCACTACGTCGCCGCTGGCGAAGAGCACGCCGATACCGGGCGGCCGGCCTGGCTTCTCCTGCACGGCTTCTCGTTCAGTACCGTGACCTGGGAACCGCTTCTGCCGAAACTGGGACGCGACCGCTACACCGTGGCCTACGACCAGATCCCCTACGGGCTGAGCGACAAGCCCGACTATCCCGGCGAGGGACCCAACCCCTTCACCCTGGAGGCCGACGTCGACCACCTGTTCAGCCTCATGGATGAACTCGGCCAGGAGGAGGCGGTGTTGGTGGGCAACTCCGCCGGCGGGGTGATCGCTCTGGAGGCGGCACGCCAGGCACCCGAGCGGGTCGCCGGTCTGGTGCTGATCAACCCAATGGCCGCCCTAGAGCGACCCACGCTACCCCAGTGGCTGGCGCAACTGCCGCAGGCCAAGCGCCTGAGCCTGCTGGGAGGGCGCTGGTTCGGGAAAAGCACCGAACTGCTCGAGCGCTCTTATTACGACGAGGACGCCATCACCCCGGAGCGCGAGGCCCGCATGACCATGCACACCGCCATGGCCGGCTGGGACCGGGCCTGGGGGCAGCTGATGCACCGCTCGCTGACCGACGCCCTGCAAGTGCGCGGCCCCCTGGCAGGCATCGAGACCCCGACGCAGGTCATCATCAGCGTCGAGGACGAAGTCATCCCTGCCGCGGATTCCCACCGCGTGGCTGACGCCCTGCCCAACGCCGAGCGGGTGGAACTGCAGGCGTGCGGCCACCTCCCGCAGGAGGAGTGCCCGGCAAAGGTGGCGGAGGCCATTGAGCGCTGGCGCGAACGGCAGGGTCTCTAG
- a CDS encoding NAD(P)/FAD-dependent oxidoreductase yields MSAEHPQVVVIGAGLAGLAAARDLALGGAHVRLLEASREVGGRVRTDRLRLDGGLADDQEPAFQLDRGFQVLLTAYPELRTRADLGALRLRRFAPGALIRTEGGLHRLSDPFRAPQALLKTLRAPVGSLGDKVRIARLRARLRRGDPESPLYGPQRSSAESLTAEGFSGPMIERFLRPLFGGVLLDPQLQTSARLLNFVFRMFAEGDAAIPAAGVGDLPRQLADQLPAERVTLRLGTAAEAIEDGPSVRLADGERLSPDAVVVATDGPAFTRLTGQPTAAGRPVTCLQFAVPEPPVTDPLILLNGEGEGPVLHLAVPSVVAPEYAPAGWHLVSATVLGDAQDLDDPTLQCEAVSQLRDWFGPVVDHWRPLRLERIPYGQPVQAPPALTEPYQGARLGGGLYACGDHRAHGSQQGALRSGARAADAVLSDCRGGDWR; encoded by the coding sequence ATGAGCGCGGAACATCCGCAAGTGGTGGTGATCGGCGCCGGCCTGGCCGGCCTGGCCGCAGCCCGCGATCTGGCCCTGGGTGGTGCCCACGTCCGGTTGCTGGAAGCCTCCAGGGAGGTGGGCGGGCGGGTTCGCACCGACCGCCTGCGCCTCGATGGCGGCTTGGCCGACGATCAGGAGCCGGCCTTCCAGCTGGATCGCGGTTTCCAGGTCTTGTTGACCGCCTACCCGGAGCTGCGCACCCGCGCTGACCTGGGCGCCCTACGCCTGCGCCGCTTCGCCCCCGGGGCCCTGATCCGGACCGAGGGCGGCCTGCACCGCCTCAGCGATCCATTCCGCGCCCCGCAGGCGCTGTTGAAGACCCTGCGGGCGCCGGTGGGCAGCCTGGGCGACAAGGTGCGCATCGCCCGGCTGCGGGCGCGTCTGCGCCGCGGCGATCCCGAGAGCCCCCTGTACGGACCGCAACGCAGCAGTGCCGAGTCGCTCACCGCCGAGGGCTTCTCCGGGCCGATGATCGAGCGTTTCCTGCGGCCGCTGTTCGGCGGCGTGCTGCTCGACCCGCAGCTCCAGACCTCGGCCCGGCTGCTCAACTTCGTCTTTCGCATGTTCGCCGAGGGCGATGCGGCGATCCCCGCCGCTGGCGTGGGCGACCTACCCCGGCAGCTGGCAGACCAGCTGCCCGCGGAGCGGGTGACACTGCGGCTGGGCACCGCCGCCGAGGCCATCGAGGATGGGCCAAGCGTGCGGCTTGCGGACGGTGAACGGCTCAGCCCCGATGCGGTCGTTGTAGCCACCGACGGCCCGGCTTTCACCCGACTGACCGGGCAGCCCACCGCCGCCGGCCGACCGGTAACCTGTCTGCAGTTCGCCGTCCCTGAGCCACCGGTCACCGACCCACTGATCCTGCTTAACGGCGAGGGCGAGGGGCCCGTCCTGCACCTGGCGGTGCCTAGCGTGGTCGCGCCGGAGTATGCCCCAGCCGGCTGGCACCTAGTCAGCGCGACGGTGCTCGGGGACGCGCAGGATCTGGACGACCCCACCCTGCAGTGCGAGGCCGTATCGCAGCTGCGTGACTGGTTCGGGCCGGTGGTCGATCATTGGCGGCCTCTGCGCCTAGAGCGCATCCCGTACGGACAACCGGTCCAGGCACCGCCTGCTCTGACCGAGCCCTATCAGGGCGCGCGGCTCGGCGGGGGCCTCTATGCCTGCGGCGACCACCGGGCCCACGGATCGCAGCAAGGCGCACTGCGCTCCGGCGCCCGCGCAGCGGACGCGGTTCTTTCGGATTGCCGCGGGGGCGATTGGCGTTAA
- the moaB gene encoding molybdenum cofactor biosynthesis protein B, which produces MAGHAGEVFKPLALSVLTVSDSRGLAEDTSGAALAERLESAGHALAGRTIVPDDRYRIRAEVSAWVADDRVDGVLINGGTGLTARDVTPEAIRPLFDREIPGFGELFRQRSFEEIGNATLQSRAVAGVANATLIFALPGSTGGCCTAWDRVLADQLDARTRPCNFATLLPRMRGSEPLA; this is translated from the coding sequence GTGGCAGGACACGCCGGCGAGGTGTTTAAGCCCCTGGCCCTGTCGGTGCTCACCGTTTCCGACAGCCGGGGGTTGGCGGAGGATACCTCCGGGGCCGCGCTGGCGGAGCGGCTTGAGTCAGCCGGCCACGCCCTGGCCGGTCGGACCATCGTCCCGGATGATCGCTATCGGATCCGCGCCGAGGTCTCGGCCTGGGTTGCGGATGATCGGGTGGACGGGGTGCTCATCAACGGTGGGACTGGGCTCACTGCCCGCGACGTGACGCCGGAGGCGATCAGGCCGCTTTTTGATCGCGAGATCCCGGGCTTCGGCGAGCTTTTCCGGCAGCGCTCCTTCGAGGAAATCGGCAACGCCACCCTGCAGTCGCGGGCCGTGGCGGGTGTGGCCAACGCTACGCTCATCTTTGCCCTGCCGGGGTCCACCGGCGGGTGCTGCACCGCGTGGGATCGAGTGCTCGCCGATCAGCTCGATGCCCGCACCCGGCCGTGCAATTTTGCGACCTTGCTGCCCCGCATGCGTGGTTCGGAGCCCTTGGCGTAG